A single region of the Xiphophorus maculatus strain JP 163 A chromosome 3, X_maculatus-5.0-male, whole genome shotgun sequence genome encodes:
- the malsu1 gene encoding mitochondrial assembly of ribosomal large subunit protein 1 translates to MNILCRSRILVSSVCRKSSLIDQSAVPRCTSLIFKARCHRLAVNLSSCQQRWRYGARLKCPFESKRCYTDRGEGRFTERPENLEDETEEVEDNRSNSNSQNQGFCEVFTLDVLISLLRQENAVDLCVIKVPDHIQYADYFIVVSGVSPRHLRAMALYAIKVFKFMRNHGEPHVKIEGKDAEDWMCVDFGKMVVHFMLPDTREVYELEKLWTLRTYDEQLKKIPAETLPEDFIFDASEFTK, encoded by the exons ATGAATATTCTGTGTAGATCCAGGATATTGGTATCTTCAGTTTGCCGGAAAAGTAGTTTAATAGATCAGTCGGCTGTTCCTAGGTGCACGAGTTTGATATTCAAAGCCCGGTGCCACAGACTTGCTGTTAATTTATCCTCATGTCAACAACGGTGGCGTTACGGAGCGCGTCTCAAGTGTCCCTTTGAGTCAAAACGATGCTACACAGACAGAGGTGAGGGCAGATTCACAGAAAGACCGGAGAACTTAGAGGACGAAACCGAGGAGGTGGAAGATAACAGGAGTAACTCTAACTCCCAGAACCAGG GATTTTGCGAGGTGTTCACTCTCGACGTTCTGATCTCTCTTCTGCGTCAAGAAAATGCTGTGGACCTGTGTGTGATTAAAGTGCCGGATCATATTCAATATGCAGATTACTTCATTGTGGTCAGTGGTGTGTCACCAAGACATCTCCGTGCCATGGCTCTTTATGCTATCAAAGTG TTCAAGTTTATGAGGAACCATGGAGAGCCACATGTCAAGATTGAAGGCAAAGATGCAGAGGACTGGATGTGTGTTGACTTTG gTAAAATGGTTGTTCACTTCATGTTGCCTGACACCAGAGAAGTGTATGAACTGGAGAAACTGTGGACTTTGCGTACCTATGACGAGCAGCTGAAGAAAATTCCTGCAGAGACGCTGCCTGAAGACTTTATATTTGATGCCAGCGAATTTACAAAATGA